One Desulfocurvibacter africanus subsp. africanus DSM 2603 DNA segment encodes these proteins:
- a CDS encoding YhcH/YjgK/YiaL family protein — translation MIADVVENWSQYFGDRLDDALEFLRKLDASSPDGEFQIRGTDLFARVFGYLTRPRDQNNMEAHRRYIDIQAVLSGAEILEWHPLEGLTAISPYSSEKDAIVLGRPERPQGLTVLTPSRFVAYFPQDAHMGQIAFCGPEPIRKVVFKVALPLVQAAKL, via the coding sequence ATGATCGCAGACGTGGTGGAAAACTGGAGCCAGTATTTCGGCGATCGGCTCGACGACGCCCTGGAGTTCCTGCGCAAGCTGGACGCCTCGTCGCCGGACGGCGAGTTCCAGATTCGCGGCACGGACCTGTTCGCCCGCGTGTTCGGATATCTGACGAGGCCGCGCGACCAGAACAACATGGAGGCGCACAGGCGCTACATCGATATCCAGGCCGTGCTATCCGGCGCGGAAATCCTGGAGTGGCATCCGCTGGAGGGGCTTACGGCCATATCGCCGTACTCGTCCGAAAAGGACGCCATCGTCCTGGGGCGTCCCGAGCGGCCGCAGGGCCTCACGGTGCTGACGCCAAGCCGCTTCGTTGCCTATTTCCCGCAGGACGCCCACATGGGCCAGATCGCCTTCTGCGGACCGGAGCCGATCAGGAAGGTCGTCTTCAAGGTCGCCCTGCCGCTGGTGCAAGCCGCCAAGCTCTGA
- a CDS encoding rhodanese-like domain-containing protein yields MNDEQDIQTLSAQKLREFINTHSESEYDLIDVRQPSEYEVSHIPGAKLLPLKEFVEHLGDIHPDRENIFYCSVGGRSMAAAVMAAESGAFRKGIYTLDGGIAAWNGKSLPDRPPMRLFESSRTLREALLTALELEKGSWLFYTELLKAPPKRFSCSSIQELADIKKSNARILHDTLKAVSSEEETEHMASFEKLFESLGGNIMASGDDPTPLLVWAKANYEDCEQLINLAVELEYRAYDLYRNMAFDAKNAEEEQAFLELSKREKQLLMRIAGEMDKAMAEIGRAA; encoded by the coding sequence ATGAACGATGAACAGGATATCCAGACCCTCAGCGCCCAGAAGCTTCGTGAATTCATCAACACGCATTCCGAATCGGAATATGACCTGATCGACGTGCGCCAGCCGTCCGAGTATGAGGTTAGCCACATTCCGGGGGCCAAGCTGCTGCCGCTTAAAGAATTTGTCGAACACCTCGGCGACATCCACCCTGATCGGGAGAATATCTTCTACTGCTCGGTCGGCGGCAGATCCATGGCAGCGGCCGTCATGGCTGCCGAAAGCGGCGCTTTCCGCAAGGGCATCTACACCTTGGACGGCGGCATCGCGGCCTGGAACGGCAAGAGCCTGCCCGACAGACCGCCGATGCGGCTTTTCGAGAGCAGCAGGACGCTCCGGGAGGCGCTCCTGACCGCCCTTGAATTGGAGAAAGGTTCCTGGCTCTTCTACACCGAACTCCTCAAGGCCCCGCCCAAGCGCTTTTCCTGCTCCTCGATCCAGGAATTGGCGGATATCAAGAAGAGCAATGCCCGGATTCTCCACGACACGCTCAAGGCAGTCTCCTCGGAGGAGGAAACCGAGCACATGGCCTCGTTCGAGAAGCTGTTCGAGAGCCTCGGCGGCAACATCATGGCCAGCGGCGACGATCCGACCCCGCTCCTGGTCTGGGCCAAGGCCAATTACGAGGATTGCGAACAGCTCATCAACCTGGCCGTGGAGCTCGAGTACAGGGCCTACGACCTTTACCGGAACATGGCCTTCGACGCCAAAAATGCCGAAGAGGAGCAGGCCTTTCTCGAATTGAGCAAGCGGGAAAAGCAGCTTCTCATGCGTATCGCGGGCGAGATGGACAAAGCCATGGCTGAAATCGGGCGTGCAGCATGA
- a CDS encoding ABC transporter permease: MPDRRRMARLERIGRMAAQALWAYRLRSLFVVLGVGLGIASLTIIVAAVDGAQRKAREITENFGPDAAFVLGGDVLNRAVGMRTLTLSWTDLERIRQSLPGAYLVVPMRAKRNLKLRYGGTTIDLDSAIGSSANYAQAWDWPLAEGRDLNEEDVERGARVVLLGVVPTRELFGQRSPVGQTVYVNSIPFQVVGTLTERGASGGPGNPDERIVMPLTTLTQRFNLDRQYFRALRIKFRDPENMEANRENLRSFLRHLHGLEPGEPDDFTILTADEVLKFLSVIQGGLMVFLGVTSMVAMTVGGFVLANLFYLSVSERTKEIGLKKAVGASSSAILLQFLAEAVLLTLIGALVGVALGMGAAQFLERLEILEIQLSWRIFGIALFASLGIGVLFGLRPARSAARLDPIEALRG; encoded by the coding sequence GTGCCCGACCGGCGACGCATGGCGCGCCTGGAGCGCATCGGGCGCATGGCCGCCCAGGCTTTATGGGCCTACCGGCTGCGCAGCCTGTTCGTGGTCCTGGGCGTGGGCCTGGGCATTGCCTCGCTGACCATCATCGTGGCCGCCGTGGACGGCGCGCAACGCAAGGCGCGCGAGATCACCGAGAACTTCGGGCCGGACGCGGCCTTCGTGCTGGGCGGCGACGTGCTCAACCGCGCCGTGGGCATGCGTACGCTGACCCTGTCCTGGACCGACCTGGAGCGCATCCGCCAATCCCTGCCCGGCGCGTACCTGGTGGTGCCCATGCGCGCCAAGCGCAACCTGAAGCTGCGTTACGGCGGCACGACCATCGACCTGGACTCGGCCATCGGCTCCTCGGCCAATTACGCCCAGGCCTGGGACTGGCCCCTGGCCGAGGGCCGCGATCTGAACGAGGAGGACGTGGAGCGCGGGGCCAGGGTCGTGCTGCTCGGCGTCGTGCCCACGCGCGAGCTGTTCGGCCAGCGCTCGCCGGTGGGGCAGACCGTGTACGTCAACAGCATCCCCTTCCAGGTCGTGGGCACGCTCACGGAGCGCGGGGCCTCCGGCGGGCCGGGCAACCCGGACGAACGCATAGTCATGCCCCTGACCACGCTGACCCAGCGCTTCAACCTGGACCGCCAGTACTTCCGAGCCCTGCGCATAAAGTTCCGCGACCCCGAGAACATGGAGGCCAACCGCGAGAATCTGCGCTCCTTCCTGCGCCACCTGCACGGCCTGGAACCCGGCGAGCCCGACGATTTCACCATCCTCACGGCCGACGAGGTGCTCAAGTTCCTGTCCGTGATCCAGGGCGGGCTCATGGTCTTCCTGGGCGTGACGAGCATGGTGGCCATGACCGTGGGCGGCTTCGTGCTGGCCAACCTGTTCTATCTGTCCGTGAGCGAGCGCACCAAGGAGATCGGGCTCAAAAAGGCCGTGGGCGCGTCGTCCTCGGCCATTCTGCTGCAATTCCTGGCCGAGGCCGTGCTGCTGACGCTCATCGGCGCGCTGGTCGGCGTGGCGCTAGGCATGGGCGCGGCACAATTTTTGGAGCGGTTGGAGATTTTGGAGATTCAATTATCGTGGAGAATCTTCGGAATCGCGCTTTTCGCGTCGTTGGGCATCGGCGTGCTGTTCGGATTGAGGCCGGCAAGGAGTGCGGCGCGGTTGGATCCGATTGAGGCATTGAGAGGGTAG
- a CDS encoding ABC transporter ATP-binding protein — translation MPASLVRLREIHKRYQQGEQSVEVLKGVSLDIAQGEFVALQGASGSGKSTLLHIIGLLDQPSDGSYELEGRDVSRLSDDALSSLRNRMTGFIFQSFYLIPYATALDNVMLPGLYAGTPRAELRRRGHELLDRVGLGDRVGFTPAQLSGGQQQRVAIARALVNEPRILLADEPTGQLDSSTSGEIMDLIASIHATGMTVILVTHDEATATYAQRRVRVVDGRIEGQERVVPALAGG, via the coding sequence ATGCCGGCTTCCCTGGTCCGTCTGCGCGAAATCCACAAGCGCTACCAGCAGGGCGAGCAGTCCGTGGAGGTGCTCAAGGGCGTGTCCCTGGACATCGCCCAGGGCGAGTTCGTGGCCTTGCAAGGCGCGTCCGGCTCGGGCAAGTCTACGCTGTTACACATCATCGGCCTGCTGGACCAGCCTAGCGATGGCAGCTACGAGCTGGAGGGCCGGGACGTGTCGCGCCTGTCCGACGACGCCCTGTCCTCCCTGCGCAACAGGATGACCGGCTTCATCTTCCAGAGCTTCTACCTCATTCCCTATGCCACGGCCCTGGACAACGTCATGCTGCCCGGCCTGTACGCCGGCACGCCGCGCGCCGAGCTGCGCCGTCGCGGACATGAGCTTCTGGATCGCGTGGGCCTGGGCGACCGGGTTGGTTTCACGCCCGCGCAGCTTTCCGGCGGGCAGCAGCAGCGCGTGGCCATCGCCCGCGCGCTGGTCAACGAGCCGCGCATCCTGTTGGCCGACGAGCCAACCGGACAATTGGATTCCAGCACTAGCGGCGAGATCATGGACCTCATCGCCTCCATCCACGCCACGGGCATGACCGTCATCCTGGTCACGCACGACGAGGCCACGGCTACCTACGCCCAGCGGCGCGTGCGCGTGGTGGACGGCCGCATCGAAGGCCAGGAGCGCGTCGTTCCGGCCCTGGCCGGAGGCTAG
- a CDS encoding efflux RND transporter periplasmic adaptor subunit — protein sequence MRKILLIAVGVALLAVGAWYLLADRGDGEPRILATTTIQRGTVRKVLEATGIVKAQVGAMVKIGARATGIIERMPVKVGDRVNQGDLVAVIDDREQQAEQAETEARLASAQAELSRVRQVYPLQIAEAQAQLDLAQAQYAYAQANFKRQQDLVARDVQPQDILDQARRDLDVSRNELEARQATLRRLRQEFEQELTKARRAVDVAQATLRSIKVRISYTRIITPISGLVSQVTAQEGETVVSGLQVTNLVTVIDPTRLEMWIYVDETDVGQVKPGMPVEFRVDSYQERMFQGRIEQIYPEPEIRDNIVYYRALVPLDPQQALALRPEMTTQCQIVVEQRENVPALPNTALKWVGDRQVVFMRGPDGKVREVNPQLGLQGLESSEIVNGLQVGDVVATQVVIPGLTVPQTSNGQRMAGGGGGGSGQRNSQDNGGPPGRPSEPGSSPGGSSGGGSGSGGENQ from the coding sequence ATGAGAAAGATCCTGCTCATAGCCGTCGGCGTGGCGTTGCTGGCCGTCGGCGCATGGTACCTGCTCGCGGACCGCGGCGACGGAGAGCCGCGCATCCTGGCCACCACGACCATCCAGCGCGGCACGGTGCGCAAGGTCCTGGAGGCCACGGGCATCGTCAAGGCCCAGGTCGGGGCAATGGTCAAGATCGGCGCGCGGGCCACGGGCATCATCGAGCGCATGCCGGTCAAGGTCGGCGACCGGGTGAACCAGGGAGACCTCGTGGCGGTCATCGACGACCGCGAGCAGCAGGCCGAGCAGGCCGAGACCGAGGCCCGCCTGGCCAGCGCCCAGGCCGAGCTGTCCCGCGTGCGTCAAGTCTATCCTCTGCAGATCGCGGAGGCCCAGGCCCAGCTCGATTTGGCCCAGGCGCAATACGCCTATGCCCAGGCCAACTTCAAACGCCAGCAGGATCTCGTGGCCAGGGACGTGCAGCCACAAGACATTCTGGACCAGGCCAGGCGCGACCTGGATGTTAGCCGCAACGAGCTGGAAGCCCGCCAGGCCACCCTGCGCCGACTGCGCCAGGAGTTCGAGCAGGAACTGACCAAGGCGCGCAGGGCCGTGGACGTGGCCCAAGCCACCCTGCGTTCGATCAAGGTGCGCATATCCTACACGCGCATCATCACGCCCATTTCGGGCCTGGTTTCGCAGGTCACGGCCCAGGAGGGCGAGACCGTGGTGTCCGGCCTGCAGGTCACCAACCTGGTCACGGTCATCGACCCCACGCGCCTGGAGATGTGGATCTACGTGGACGAGACCGACGTGGGCCAGGTCAAGCCCGGCATGCCCGTGGAATTCCGCGTGGATTCATACCAGGAGCGCATGTTCCAAGGCCGTATCGAGCAGATCTATCCCGAGCCCGAGATACGCGACAACATCGTATACTACCGGGCCCTTGTGCCGCTGGACCCGCAGCAGGCCCTGGCCCTGCGGCCCGAGATGACCACTCAATGCCAGATCGTGGTCGAGCAGCGCGAGAACGTGCCGGCCTTGCCCAACACAGCCCTCAAGTGGGTCGGCGACCGTCAGGTGGTCTTCATGCGTGGCCCGGACGGCAAGGTGCGCGAGGTCAACCCGCAGCTCGGCCTGCAAGGCCTGGAGAGCAGCGAGATCGTCAACGGCTTGCAGGTGGGCGACGTGGTGGCCACGCAGGTGGTCATTCCCGGCCTCACAGTGCCACAGACGTCGAACGGCCAGCGCATGGCCGGCGGTGGCGGTGGTGGAAGCGGGCAGCGCAACAGTCAGGACAACGGCGGCCCTCCCGGCAGACCCAGCGAGCCCGGCAGCAGCCCCGGCGGAAGTTCCGGCGGCGGCTCGGGAAGTGGCGGCGAAAATCAGTAG
- the pgm gene encoding phosphoglucomutase (alpha-D-glucose-1,6-bisphosphate-dependent), translating into MPVHPQAGKQPDKHMLVNVSRLVAAYYTVRPDPADAAQRVAFGTSGHRGSSFKASFNEAHILAMAKAICEHRASRGVDGPLFVGMDTHALSEPAFLTSVEVFAACGADVRFQQGRGYTPTPVISHAILTHNRGRTERLADGVVITPSHNPPDDGGFKYNPPHGGPAETSVTKWIETRANELLAQGLSSIPRLDFDKAVAQSLARAHDYVCPYVEDLANVLDMQAIAKAGLKLGVDPLGGASLAFWEPMAERYGLDISLVNDSVDPTFAFMRVDKDGAIRMDCSSPYAMAGMIDLKDRFDIAFGNDPDADRHGIVTRSAGLLNPNHYLAVAIDYLFTHRPDWKLSCAVGKTLVTSSMVDRVAKALGRSLAEVPVGFKWFVQGLLTGEYGFGGEESAGASFLRKDGTVWTTDKDGIVMNLLAAEITAVTGRDPGELYTGLTERFGAPIYERLQAPANAAQKKVLSNLSPEHVAADSLAGEPILAKLTRSPAGDAPIGGLKVVTENGWFAARPSGTEDIYKIYTESFKGREHLRRIQEEAQAIVSQAFVKAGV; encoded by the coding sequence ATGCCGGTTCATCCCCAAGCAGGGAAACAGCCAGACAAGCATATGCTCGTGAACGTGTCGCGCCTCGTGGCCGCCTACTATACCGTGCGGCCGGACCCCGCTGATGCCGCACAACGCGTTGCTTTCGGCACGTCGGGCCATCGGGGCAGCTCGTTCAAGGCGAGCTTCAACGAGGCGCATATCCTGGCTATGGCCAAGGCCATTTGCGAGCATCGGGCCTCGCGCGGCGTGGACGGCCCGCTCTTCGTGGGCATGGACACCCACGCCTTGTCCGAGCCGGCTTTTCTAACGTCCGTGGAGGTATTCGCGGCCTGCGGCGCGGATGTCCGCTTCCAGCAGGGTCGCGGCTACACGCCGACGCCGGTTATCTCCCACGCCATCCTGACCCATAACCGGGGCCGCACGGAGCGTCTGGCCGACGGCGTTGTCATCACGCCCTCGCACAACCCTCCGGACGACGGCGGCTTCAAGTACAATCCGCCCCATGGCGGCCCGGCCGAAACATCGGTCACCAAATGGATCGAGACACGGGCCAACGAGTTGCTGGCCCAAGGCCTGTCCTCCATTCCGCGTTTGGATTTCGATAAGGCCGTGGCCCAAAGCTTGGCGCGCGCCCACGACTACGTGTGTCCCTATGTCGAGGATCTGGCCAATGTCCTGGACATGCAGGCCATCGCCAAGGCAGGCCTCAAGCTCGGAGTTGATCCTCTGGGCGGCGCGTCGCTGGCCTTCTGGGAACCCATGGCCGAGCGGTACGGCCTGGACATAAGCCTGGTCAACGACAGCGTGGACCCGACCTTCGCCTTCATGCGCGTGGACAAGGACGGAGCCATCCGCATGGATTGTTCCTCGCCCTATGCCATGGCCGGCATGATCGACCTCAAGGACCGCTTCGACATCGCCTTCGGCAACGATCCCGACGCCGACCGCCACGGCATCGTGACCCGCTCCGCCGGCCTGCTCAACCCGAACCATTACCTGGCCGTGGCCATCGACTACCTGTTCACGCATCGTCCGGATTGGAAGCTGTCCTGCGCCGTGGGCAAGACGCTGGTAACGAGCAGCATGGTCGACCGCGTGGCCAAGGCGCTCGGCCGCTCCCTGGCCGAGGTGCCCGTGGGCTTCAAATGGTTCGTGCAGGGTCTGCTCACGGGCGAGTACGGCTTTGGAGGCGAGGAGTCGGCCGGAGCGAGCTTTTTGCGCAAGGACGGCACGGTCTGGACCACGGACAAGGACGGCATCGTCATGAATCTGCTGGCCGCAGAGATCACCGCCGTGACCGGGCGGGATCCCGGCGAGCTTTACACGGGCCTGACCGAGCGCTTCGGTGCGCCGATTTACGAGCGGTTGCAGGCCCCGGCCAACGCAGCCCAGAAAAAGGTTCTGTCCAACCTGTCGCCCGAGCACGTCGCGGCGGACAGCCTGGCCGGAGAGCCCATCCTGGCCAAGCTCACGCGCTCGCCCGCGGGCGACGCGCCCATCGGCGGGCTCAAGGTCGTGACCGAGAACGGCTGGTTCGCGGCCAGGCCCTCGGGCACCGAGGACATCTACAAGATCTACACCGAGAGCTTCAAAGGCCGCGAACACCTGCGGCGCATCCAGGAGGAGGCCCAGGCCATCGTGTCCCAGGCGTTCGTGAAGGCCGGCGTCTGA